The following nucleotide sequence is from Solidesulfovibrio carbinolicus.
GACCTCCTCGACATGGGCCTGGACCGGGGCGACCTCATCACCATCGAGGGCCTGGGGCAGTTCAAGGTTCTGGACATCATGCACGGCCGCCACGACAAGACCATCGACATTTTCTACGGCGACGACGCCTGCGGCGCGGTGCAGTGGGGCAAACGCACGCTGACCATCACCTGGCAGTGACGCCCCGGCCGGCCTGACGCGCCCGCCCTGTTGGCGCGCCCGCGACGCCTCCGTTGGCCAGCCCGGAGAGAGCGACGTTACGCCTTGCCGACAGCCTGGCGTGCACCGACGCCTTTTGAAGACCAGACTGTCCTGCACGCCCTCTCATGGCGTTCGGCAATGCGCCGCTTTCGCGGCGTTGTCGTCTGGCCCGGCCCCGTATCGCCGACAACGAAGAGCAAGCCGCCCTCCTTCTTCGCCCCTGGGCGTTGGCAACCCGGGGGGAGACGTCAGAACCCGGCTGGCAGCGCTTCCACCAGCACGTAGCGGGCGGCGAATCCCAAGGCATAGACCACGACAAAGGCCAGGAAGGCGGTCCGAAAGACGCCGGCCCCGCCGTTTTTTTCGGCCCGCCGGGCCAGGATGAAGCCCAGGACGGCGGCCAGCACGATGCCAAGCCCCAGGGCCGCCCCGACCACCGCCAACGACAACTCTTCCATGCCCCTGCCCTCCTGCCTGTTTCCCGCCTTGTAGCCCATTGGCGGCCATTGTCCACCTCGTGTCGCGTCCGCGAAAAGCGCATATGGTTTTTTGGAGTCAACGAGCTAAAACCATTTATTTTTCTTAAAAAATACTCTCGTATTTTGTAAGGGACGCGACACTCGTTTGCAGTCGCGCCCGGCCGGACAAGGCGATACGGCCAGGGGCATGAAAAAGCGCGCGCCCTTTCGAGCGCGCGCCGTGAAAAACCAGCGGTTTTTGCCGCAACGCCTGCGGGCGACAGGCTTGTCATAGGGCCGCGATAGTGACCCTGCCGCGATCGTTTCCTCGCCAGCCCGAACCGGCCGCCACCCACCTTCCCTTTTCTCTGCTGGCTGGGTCTTCGCCTGCCGGTCTTTAACCGACCGAGTTGCCGGCTACCAACGAGGCCCCTTTAAACCCTTCTTCCATTGCAGGAGTCCGGGGGGATCATCCCCCGGCCGCCGGAGGCGTATCTTCCCTCTGCCTCTCTCCCCTACCGCTGGTCCAGCGGCACGTATGGCCGGCGGGCCGGGCCGGTGTAGATCTGGCGCGGCCGGTGGATGCGGGTCGTGACGTCACGGTTTTCCTCGTGCCAGTGGGCGATCCAGCCGGGCAGCCGGCCGATGGCGAACATGACCGGGAACATGTTGACCGGGATGCCCAGGGCCCGCAGGATGATGCCGGAGTAGAAGTCCACGTTGGGGTAGAGCTTGCGGCTCTTGAAGTAGTCGTCGTTTAGGGCCGCTTCCTGGAGTTCCAGGGCGGCGTCCATGAGGGGGTCGCTGACGCCGGTTTCCAGCAGCAGGTTGTCGGCGGCCTTTTTGAGCACCTTGGCCCGGGGATCGAAGTTCTTGTAGACCCGGTGGCCAAAGCCCATGAGCCGTTTTTCCTTGCGCTTGACCATGTCCAGGAAGGTTTTGACCTTGTAGCGGCCGGCCATCATCTCGGTAAGCATCTGGATGACGGCGGCGTTGGCTCCGCCGTGCAGGCGTCCCCACAGGGCGCAGATGCCCGAGGACACGCTGGCGAACAGGTTGGCCTTGGTGGAGCCGACCATGCGCACGGTGGAGCAGGAGCAGTTCTGTTCATGGTCGGCGTGGACCACCAGAAACAGCGTCAGCGCCGCCACGGCCGCCTTGGTGGGCTCGTAGTCGCGGTTGGGCACGGAAAACATCATGTGCAGGAAGTTGCGGCAATAGCTGAGGTTCGGGTCGGGATACATGAACGGCAGGCCCAGGGATTTGCGGTAGCTGAAGGCCGCGATGGTGCGCACCTTGCTGATGAGCTTGGCCACGGCCAGGCGGAATTCGTCCGGGCTTTGGATTTCCAGCAGTTCGGGGTGGTAGTTGCCCAGGGAATTGATGACCGCCGACAAAATGGCCATCGGCTGGCCGCCGGGCTGAAACCCGTCGAAATGATGGAGCAAACCTTCGTGCAACAGCTCATGTTCGGACAACAGCCCGCGAAAGGCCGCACGTTCTTCGAGGGAGGGCAATTTGCCGAAGATCAGCAGCATGGCGGTTTCAATAAATGTGCTTTTTTCCGCCAATTGTTCGATGGGGATGCCGCGGTGTCGCAGGATGCCCTTTTCGCCGTCCACGAAGGTGATGGCCGACTGGCAGGAGCCGGTGTTGCCGTAGCCGGGATCGAAAGCCAGCAGCCCGGCGTCCTTTTCCAGGGAGGTGATGTCGATGCCGACTTCGCCTTCGCTGCCGACCAGCACGGGCAGTTCGATGGAAAGGTCGCCGTATTTGAGAATGGCGGCGTTGGATTTGGTCATGGTTTCTCCTCGGGCGCTCAGGATGCGGGAGAACGGCCCCAAGGGGCGCGGGGCCTTGATCAGTGCTTCGTCGACCGGCTTTTGTAGAAAAAAAATTCGGCCTTGTCTTCCCAAGAAATACGGCCCACCCCGCCGCCTTCCCCCGCCATCCTGAGCGCGACAGCGCCAAACATCCGAAATACCGTATCTTATGTGGCCTTTGCCTCAACCCTCGGGCGTCATCCCTAGCCCCAGACCATCTGCCGCCAATCCATGGTGGCCGGCCGGTGGCCGTGCTGGCGGGCCAAAAGTTCGATGGGCGTCAGGGTCAGGGCGGCCACCTCGGGTGGCAGGCCGGGCAGGGCCTCGGCCGCCAGTTCGCCCAGGAAATGGTTGCAGCGCCGGCACACGGCGACCCGCTCGCTCTCGTAGCCCGGCACGGCATAGACCTGCCCCTGGGGTCCCGGGGCCTCGCAGTGGGGGCATTCGCGGCGGGCAAAACGCCAGGTCGCGGCGCAAAAGGAGCAGGTCATGACTAGACCGGATGCGTCGCGCCGGCCATGGCCGGGCCAGGAGCCGCACACCGGGCAATAGCCCCGGTTCCAGGCCATGCCCTCGACCAGCGGGGCAAGCGCCCGGCCACGCGCCATGGCCAGGGGCGTGACCAGCTGCACGCACCAAAACCCGAGCACCCGGGGATCGACGCCAAGGGACCGGCCCAGGGCAATGAGCGCGGCGCGCCGGTCGGCCAGCAGATGGCCCACGGCCTCATCCAGGAATTCCGGCTCGCGGCAGGCGGCCTGGCCGACGTTGAGCAGATCGGCCCGGATGTCGCGAAAGCCGGCGGCCAGCACCGGATGCAGGGCCTCGAAGACCCGGCGCAGGGCCAGGCGGTCCATGGGGAATTCCTCGCGCGGCGAGAGGCTGGCCCCCTGCCCCAGGCGCACCGGATCGGGCTTGGGCAGGGGGACTGTCCCGGCCTCCCGGTCCAGCTCGGCCAAAAGCGGTTCCCGGGCCAGGAGCAAGCCCACGAAGGGATCGAGAAAAGCCCGGGCATGGGGCCGCTCCCTGCGCAAGCGCTGCACGGCGTCGGGGATGGACAGCAACTGATCGTCGGATTGGGTCATGACGCCTCCCCGGAGCGGCCCGGCGTTGGGTCGTGGCGGATCGCCCGGCAACATTGGGGCGGCCTGTTCTAGCCCAGGCGATGCCAAGAACCCCCGTCGGCGTCAAGGCGGGCCAGCGGCTGCGACAGCCCCTTCCAGGCTTTGTCCGCCAACCGGAGGCGCAAACTTTTTTCTTTGTATTTAAAATAACTTAGCTCGAAATTCCAGGCACTTGCGGCCCTATCGCATCAGTTTTCCAAATGAAACCGTGACTGCTTGTGCCAGATCTTGCGCAATCGGGATTGGTTTGACCGGCGGTAGCCTGCTTTTTATGACACTAATGTGCCTGATTAGACATAACACGTGGGATGCCGGGCGGTTTCGCCGCCTGATCGCTGGGGAACCTTTCAAGGAGGCCGTATGGGCATATCACGACGCGGATTTATGAAACTGACGGGGGCCGGTCTGGCCTGCCTGGGTCTTAAGGACCTGGGCCTGGACCCCCGTCCGGCGGCGGCGTACGCCACGACGCTGCGCATCGAAGGGGCCAAGGAATACCAGTCCACCTGCCCGTTTTGTTCGTGCGGGTGCAGCATTTTGATGTTCGTCAAGGACGGCAAGTTCTTAAGCTCCGAAGGCGACCCGGACTATCCGGTCAGCGAAGGGGCCCTTTGCCCCAAGGGCGCCGCTTTCCACTCCATGCACGTCAGCCATCACCGGATATTAAAGCCCAAGTACCGGGCTCCGGGCAGCGACAAGTGGGAAGAAAAGGACTGGGACTTCGTCCTGGACCGCATCGCCAAGCGCGTCAAGGAGACCCGCGACCGCGACTTCATGGAGAAAAACGACAAGGGACAGACCGTTAACCGGGTCGAGTCCATCTTCCACCTCGGCACCTCCCAGATGGACAACGAGGAGTGCGCCGTCACCCACCAAATGCTTCGCAGCCTGGGGGTCGTCCATCTCGACCACCAGGCCCGGGTCTGACACTCGCCCACTGTACCGGCTCTGGCAGAGTCGTTCGGACGCGGCGCGATGACCCAGCACTGGATTGACATCAAAAACGCCGACGTGGTGCTCATCATGGGCAGCAACGCGGCGGAACACCACCCCATCTCGTTCAAATGGGTGCTTGCGGCCAAGGACGCCGGGGCCACGGTCATTCACGTGGACCCCAAGTTCTCCCGCACCTCGGCCCGTTGCGATTTCCACGTGCCCCTGCGTTCCGGCACGGACATCGCATTCCTCGGCGGCCTCATGAAGTACATCATGGACAAGGATCTGTACTTCAAGGACTACGTCGTCGACTACACCAACGCTTCCTTTATCGTCTCCGAAGGCTTCAGCTTCAAGGACGGTCTGTTCTCGGGTTTCGATCCGGTCACTAAGACCTATGATCGCAAGACCTGGACCTTTGACAAGGACGAGAACGGCATTCCCAAGAAAGACAAGACGCTGCAGCACCCGCGTTGCGTCTTCCAGATGATGAAGCAGCACTATTCCCGCTACGGCATCGACACGGTTTCCGGCATCACCGGCGTGTCCAAGGAAAATCTGCTCAAGGTCTGGGACGCGGTGGCTTCCACGGGCAAACCGACCAAGGTTGCCACCATGATGTACGCCCTGGGCTGGACCCAGCATTCGGTGGGCGTGCAGAACATCCGCTGCGCCGGCATCCTCCAGCTGCTTCTGGGCAACGTGGGCATGGCCGGCGGCGGCGTCAACGCCATGCGCGGCGAGCCCAACGTCCAGGGTTCCACCGACCACGCCCTGCTCTATGACGCGCTCCCCGGTTACCATTCCGTGCCGACCACGGCCTGGCCGACCCTGGCCGACTACCTCAAGGCCAACACGCCGGTGACCAAGGACCCCAAGAGCGTCAACTGGTGGCAAAACCGGCCCAAGTACGTGGTGAGTCTGCTCAAGGGCTGGTTCGGCGACGCGGCCACCCCGGAAAACGAGTTCGGCTATGGCTGGCTGCCGAAAATCGAGCCCAACGTCGAGTACGCCAGCTTGTTCATGTTCGACAAGATGTACAAGGGCAAGATCAAGGGCGGGTTCATCTATGGCCACAACCCGGCCATGTCCATGCCCAACACCCACAAGATCAGAAAAGCGCTGAGTAACCTTGACTGGCTGGTCATCGGCGAGGCCCACGAGACCGAGACCTGCGCCTTCTGGCGCCAGCCCGGCACGGACCCCAAGTCCGTCAAGACCGAGGTTTTTATGCTGCCGTCGTGCCAGCGCGGCGAAAAGGACGGCACCACCTCCAACTCCGGCCGCTGGCACATGTGGCACTACAAGGGCTATGAGCCGGCCGGCGACAGCAAGCCCATGGGCTGGATGGTCGTCGAGATCATGAAGGGTGTGCGGTCCCTCTACAAGAAGGAAGGCGGTGCGTTCCCGACGCCCATCCTCAACGCCGACTGGTACGAGCAGTACGACGCGGACTTCATGGCCAAGAAGATCAACGGCCAGTTCACCCGCGACGTCACCATCGGCGACAAGCAGTACAAGAAGGGCGACCAGGTGCCGGCCTTTGCCATGCTGGCCGCCGACGGTTCCACCACCAGCCTGTGCTGGGTCTACGCCGGCAGCTACGGCCCCGGCGGCAACCTGACCAAACGCCGCGACCACACCCAAACGCCCATGCAGGCCAAGATCGGCCTGTTCCCGAACTACTCCTGGGCCTGGCCCGTCAACCGGCGCATCATCTACAACCGCGCCTCGGTGGACGTGAACGGCAAGCCGTTCAATCCGGCCAAGACCGTCATCGCCTGGGAAGAGGGCAAATGGATCGGCGACGTGCCTGACGGGCCGGCGCCCCCCATGGCCGATCCCAAGGGCGTGTATCCGTTCATCATGCATACCGAAGGCTTTGGTCAGCTCTTCGGCCCCGGCCGCGTGGACGGCCCCCTGCCCGAACACTACGAACCGGCGGAAACGCCCATCACGGCCAACCCCTTCTCCAAGCAGATGAGCAACCCCTGCATGAAGGTGGCGGAAAGCGACATCGACGCCCTGGCCAAAAACGGCGATCCGCGCTTTCCCATCGTGCTCACCACCTACAGCCTCACCGAGCACTGGTGCGGCGGCGGCGACACCCGCAACACCCCGGCCCTGCTCGAAGCCGAACCCCAGCTCTATGTGGAGATCAGCCAGGAGCTGGCCAAGGAAAAAGGCGTCAAAAATGGTGATGTCATCATCATTGAGACCCTGCGGGGCAAGGTCGAGGCCGTGGCCATGGTCACGGTGCGCATGACGCCGCTGACCGTGCAGGGCAAGACCCTTCACCTGATCGGGATGCCGTTTTGCTTCGGCTGGACCACCCCGGGCTGCGGCGACGCCACCAACCGCCTGACGGTTTCCGTGGCCGACCCCAACACCCGCATCCCCGAGTACAAGGCCTGCCTGTGCAACGTGCGCAAGGCCGACAAGGTGACGGAACTGCAACGCTAACGCGCATCGCGGCCGGGAGAAATTCTCCCGGCCGCGACTTATGAAGGGGAGTCCGCCATGCCCAAGGCGTTTTTCATTGATACTTCACGTTGCACGGCCTGCCGGGGTTGCCAGGTGGCCTGCAAGGAATGGCACCAGCATCAGGCCGTGCCCACGCTGCAACGCGGCACGCACCAGAAC
It contains:
- a CDS encoding citrate synthase; translated protein: MTKSNAAILKYGDLSIELPVLVGSEGEVGIDITSLEKDAGLLAFDPGYGNTGSCQSAITFVDGEKGILRHRGIPIEQLAEKSTFIETAMLLIFGKLPSLEERAAFRGLLSEHELLHEGLLHHFDGFQPGGQPMAILSAVINSLGNYHPELLEIQSPDEFRLAVAKLISKVRTIAAFSYRKSLGLPFMYPDPNLSYCRNFLHMMFSVPNRDYEPTKAAVAALTLFLVVHADHEQNCSCSTVRMVGSTKANLFASVSSGICALWGRLHGGANAAVIQMLTEMMAGRYKVKTFLDMVKRKEKRLMGFGHRVYKNFDPRAKVLKKAADNLLLETGVSDPLMDAALELQEAALNDDYFKSRKLYPNVDFYSGIILRALGIPVNMFPVMFAIGRLPGWIAHWHEENRDVTTRIHRPRQIYTGPARRPYVPLDQR
- a CDS encoding formate dehydrogenase accessory protein FdhE; amino-acid sequence: MTQSDDQLLSIPDAVQRLRRERPHARAFLDPFVGLLLAREPLLAELDREAGTVPLPKPDPVRLGQGASLSPREEFPMDRLALRRVFEALHPVLAAGFRDIRADLLNVGQAACREPEFLDEAVGHLLADRRAALIALGRSLGVDPRVLGFWCVQLVTPLAMARGRALAPLVEGMAWNRGYCPVCGSWPGHGRRDASGLVMTCSFCAATWRFARRECPHCEAPGPQGQVYAVPGYESERVAVCRRCNHFLGELAAEALPGLPPEVAALTLTPIELLARQHGHRPATMDWRQMVWG
- the fdnG gene encoding formate dehydrogenase-N subunit alpha, translating into MGISRRGFMKLTGAGLACLGLKDLGLDPRPAAAYATTLRIEGAKEYQSTCPFCSCGCSILMFVKDGKFLSSEGDPDYPVSEGALCPKGAAFHSMHVSHHRILKPKYRAPGSDKWEEKDWDFVLDRIAKRVKETRDRDFMEKNDKGQTVNRVESIFHLGTSQMDNEECAVTHQMLRSLGVVHLDHQARVUHSPTVPALAESFGRGAMTQHWIDIKNADVVLIMGSNAAEHHPISFKWVLAAKDAGATVIHVDPKFSRTSARCDFHVPLRSGTDIAFLGGLMKYIMDKDLYFKDYVVDYTNASFIVSEGFSFKDGLFSGFDPVTKTYDRKTWTFDKDENGIPKKDKTLQHPRCVFQMMKQHYSRYGIDTVSGITGVSKENLLKVWDAVASTGKPTKVATMMYALGWTQHSVGVQNIRCAGILQLLLGNVGMAGGGVNAMRGEPNVQGSTDHALLYDALPGYHSVPTTAWPTLADYLKANTPVTKDPKSVNWWQNRPKYVVSLLKGWFGDAATPENEFGYGWLPKIEPNVEYASLFMFDKMYKGKIKGGFIYGHNPAMSMPNTHKIRKALSNLDWLVIGEAHETETCAFWRQPGTDPKSVKTEVFMLPSCQRGEKDGTTSNSGRWHMWHYKGYEPAGDSKPMGWMVVEIMKGVRSLYKKEGGAFPTPILNADWYEQYDADFMAKKINGQFTRDVTIGDKQYKKGDQVPAFAMLAADGSTTSLCWVYAGSYGPGGNLTKRRDHTQTPMQAKIGLFPNYSWAWPVNRRIIYNRASVDVNGKPFNPAKTVIAWEEGKWIGDVPDGPAPPMADPKGVYPFIMHTEGFGQLFGPGRVDGPLPEHYEPAETPITANPFSKQMSNPCMKVAESDIDALAKNGDPRFPIVLTTYSLTEHWCGGGDTRNTPALLEAEPQLYVEISQELAKEKGVKNGDVIIIETLRGKVEAVAMVTVRMTPLTVQGKTLHLIGMPFCFGWTTPGCGDATNRLTVSVADPNTRIPEYKACLCNVRKADKVTELQR